The DNA segment GTCCTGGTGGTCGTGCCGTACAGGCCCGCCAGTTGGGCCTGCTTCTCGGCGAGGGTGGAGCTGGTGGTGGTGAAGTCGGTGAGCGCGGTGAGGATGTCGGGCGCCGCGTCCGAGTAGACCTTGGTGACCTTGACCAGCTCCGCGATGTCCCGGTTCAGCGTCGGGAGGTGCGGGTTGAGCTTCTTCAGGTACGTGTCGAGGGCGACGAACGTGTCGCCGAGCTGTTGGCCCCGCCCGCTCAGGGCCTGCGAGACGGCGGTCAGTGTGGCGGAGAGCTTCTGCGGCTCGACCGCGGTGAGCAGCGGCAGTACGTGGTCGAGCACCTGCTCCAGCTCGATGGCGTTGCGCGAGCGGTCCTGCGGGATGGTGTCGCCCGCCTTCAGTGCGCGGGTGGACGCGTGGGCCGGGGGTACGAGGGCGACGTACCGCTCACCGAAGAGGGTCGTCGGCAGCATCTGCGCGGTGACGTCGGAGGGGACCTGGCCCAGCTTGTCCGGCTGGATGGCGAGGGTCAGCCGGGCACCGCCGCCGTCCGAACTGATGCCGCGCACCTGCCCGATGACGACACCGCGCAGCTTCACGTCGGCGTTGAGGTGCATCTCGCTGCCGACGGTGTCCGCGTCCACCCGCACCGTCGCCGAGTCCGTGAAGTCCTTGCGGTACACGGCGATCGACAGCCAGATCAGCAGTGCGGGGACCACGATGAAGACGACACCGGCGAGCCTGCGCCGTACTGTCCGCGCGCTCATCCCGCCACCTTCACGGTCGTCGTGGCACCCCAGATGGCGAGGGAGAGGAAGAAGTCGGTGACGCTGATGAGCACGATGGCGTTGCGCACCGACCGGCCGACCGCCACCCCGACCCCGGCGGGGCCGCCGGTGGCGCGGAAGCCGTAGTAGCAGTGGGCGAGGATCACCAGCACGCTGAAGATCAGCACCTTGAGCACCGAGAGCAGCACGTCGTCCGGGGAGAGGAACAAGTTGAAGTAGTGGTCGTAGGTGCCGGACGACTGCCCCTTGAAGAGGACGGTCACCAGCCGGGACGCGACGTACGAGCTGAGCAGCCCCATGGCGTACAGCGGAATGATCGCGACGACACCCGCGATGATCCGGGTGGTCACGAGGTACGGCATGGAGCGCACCCCCATCGCTTCGAGGGCGTCCACCTCCTCGTTGATGCGCATCGCGCCGAGCTGGGCGGTGAAACCCGCTCCGACGGTCGCCGAGAGGGCGAGTCCGGCGACCAGTGGGGCTATCTCGCGGGTGTTGAAGTACGCGGAGATGAACCCGGTGAAGGCGGCGGTGCCGATCTGGTTGAGCGCGGCGTACCCCTGGAGGCCGACGACCGTCCCCGTGAACAGGGTCATGCCGACCATCACGCCGATGGTGCCGCCGATGACCCCGAGGCCGCCGCTGCCGAAGGCGACCTCGGCGAGCAGCCGCTGGACCTCTCTGATGTAGCGGCGCAGGGTGCGCGGGATCCAGATGAGCGCCCGTACGTAGAAGGCGAGTTGGTCGCCGGAGCGGTCGAGCCAGCCGAGCATGGACATCTCTCAGCTCCCCTTCGCGGGGACGATCTGGAGATAGACCGCCGTGAGGACCATGTTCACGAAGAACAGCAGCATGAACGTGATGACGACGGACTGGTTGACCGCGTCGCCGACGCCCTTGGGTCCGCCCCTCGGGTTCAGTCCGCGGTAGGCGGCGACGATTCCGGCGAGGAACCCGAAGATCAGCGCTTTGACCTCGCTGATGTAGAGGTCGGGCAGCTGGGCGAGCGCGGAGAAACTGGAGAGGTAGGCGCCCGGGGTGCCGTGCTGGAGGATCACGTTGAAGAAATATCCGCCGAGTGTGCCGACGACCGAGACCAGTCCGTTCAGCAGGACCGCGACGAACATGGTGGCGAGCACCCGCGGGACGACCAGGCGCTGGACGGGCGAGACGCCCATGACCTCCATCGCGTCCAGCTCCTCGCGGATCTTCCGCGAGCCGAGGTCGGCGCAGATCGCCGAGCCGCCGGCGCCCGCGATCAGCAGCGCGACGATCAGCGGGCTGGCCTGCTGGATGACGGCGAGCACGCTCGCGCCGCCGGTGAAGGACTGGGCCCCGAGCTGCTGGGTGAGCGAACCGACCTGGAGGGCGATGACCGCGCCGAAGGGGATCGAGACCAGGGCGGCCGGCAGGATGGTGACACTCGCGATGAACCAGAACTGCTCGATGAACTCCCTTACCTGGAAGGGTCTTCGGAAGACGGCCCGGGTGACGGTGGCCCCGAGCGCGAAGAGCTTCCCGGTCTCGCGCAGTGGCGCGAGCACCCGCAGCGGCGGGCGGGGCTGCCGGTAGTCGGCGGCCCGGCCGGCGGCGCCGTTCGCGGACGGCTCGGAGGGGCGGACCGGCGGGGGTGCGGTCATGGGCGGCCACCGCCGGAGCCCGTCGCCACGTAACTCTTCAGGATGGCGGTGCGTGCCGCTTCGGGCAGCTCCGCCATCATGCCGAGCACCCGTTCCCTGCGCCGCAGCACCGCCTGGCGCTCGGGCAGCCCTGCGGAGGGTTCGAGCTGCGGGACGATGGGCCGGGGCGGCTGCGGGCGCGAGCCTGCCGCGCTGCGCTGCTCGGCCGCGAGGGTCGCCGCGTCCTTCTCCTCGGACATCCCGATCGGCCCTTCGCGCCGGCCGCTCAGGAACTGCGCGACCACCGGCTCCTCGCTGGTCAGGAGCAGTTCACGGGGCCCGAAGGTGACCAGGTTGCGCAGGAAGAGCATGCCCATGTTGTCGGGCACGGTGGCCGCGATGTCGAGGTTGTGGGTGACGATCAGCATCGTCGCGTCGAACTGCGCGTTCAGGTCGATGAGCAGCTGGGAGATGTACGACGTACGGACCGGGTCGAGTCCGGAGTCGGGTTCGTCGATGAGGATGATCTGGGGGTCGAGTACGAGGGCGCGCGCGAGACCGGCCCGCTTGCGCATTCCGCCGGATATCTCACCGGGCAGCTTCTCCTCCGCGCCCAGGAGGCCCACCATGTCCATCCGCTCCATGACGATGCGGCGGATCTCGGTCTCCTTCTTCCTGGTGTGCTCGCGGAGCGGAAAAGCCACGTTGTCGAAGAGCGTCATCGATCCGAAGAGTGCACCGTCCTGGAACATCAGGCCGAAGAGTTTGCGGGTCTCGTAGATGTCGCGCTCGGGGCTGTTCACCATGTCGACGCCGTTGATGAGCACGCTGCCCCGCTCGGGTTTCAGCAGCCCGATCAGAGACTTGAGGAACACGGTCTTTCCGGTGCCGGAAGGGCCGAGCATCACACTGACTTCACCGGCCGGGAGCGTGAGTGTCACGTCCTGCCAGATTCTCTGCTTGCCGAAAGACTTCGTGAGCCCTTCAACAACTACTTCGATTCCCATCTCACCTCCTGCATGCACTCACGAAGTGACAGAAGTGCGCCGAGAGGCGCACGTTAAGTTCACCGGTGCCACCGGGACAAGCCCTTGAACAGGTAACTCCCGAAGAAATCCAGCTACTTGTCATGGAGTGACAAGCCCGTGCGGAAACTTTGTTGAAAAGTGCTGACTCACAGCAGGGACGCAGGTGAGGGACGTACGCCCCGGCCTCAACCGGCCGAGTGGTGCGCGGAGAGCGACGTTACGGCCGGGTAACCTGGGGCCGCAATAGCAGTTCCGCAAGTTTCGTCCCGCTGACGCTCAGCCACCCGCTTCTTTGCGGTTATTGAGCGGTGCCGGACGGAAACTCATCCGGAAGTGATAAATCCCGCCTGCCGTCGGGAGGGGTGCGGGGGTGCGACGCCGGGGCACACCCCCGCACCCCGCGCCGGCAGGCCGCGAATCCTCCGTACCGGCACCAGGAGCCGCCCACCGCGCGCGGGTGCGCGCCAACTGACAAGCGACTGCTCCCCCTTGCTCATTCCGGAACAAGAAGACCCGGGCGGCCGAAGTTCATCGGACAGCAGGATTGTGCAGCGGTGTTTCCCGCCAGTAACCTCACGGCTCGGTGAATTCGGAGGCGAAACCGGCCTCGCGCACCTCGATTCAGATCCGAGTACGGCACTGCCTTCTGGAAGTCTGCCGAAAAAAGGGGAAGACATGAGATCCGTTTCCACCCGGTTGCGCCTGGGACTGCTCGCCGGCTCCACCGCCCTCACCGCGTTCGTGTCCGTGGGCTCGGCCACCGCGGCCGGTGGGCCCGTCAGCCTGAACGGCAGCTGGGCGCCGTTCTCCCGGTGCCCCGTGGATGCCCCGGCCATGCTGGCGGCCGACGGACAGGACGACACCGCGCTCTGCGTCTCCTCGCACTCGGCGAACGGCTCCATCAAGCTCGGCAATTCCGTGGTCCCCACAGGGGCGAGCGATCTGCAGCTCGGCGTGATCACCCACCCCGACGGCACCTCGACCCTGGTCTCCCCCGCGGGCGGCGCCCTGGTGGCCGACTCCGCCCAGCTGCCGGGCGGTCTGCTGGGCCTGATGTGTCCCAGCAACGTCCCCGTGGTCAGCGGCGTCTGCAAGCAGCTCACCGACAACAGCCTCAACCGGGTCACCGCCACGATCGAATCGGTGAACAACCCGAGCGACTTCACCCTGCTGGCCGGGGCCGGCACGGGGAAGCCGATCGTGACACTGCCGGTGCGGATCCATCTGCAGAACCCGTTCCTGGGTGACAAGTGCTACATCGGCACCTCGGCGGACCCGATCCTGCTGCGCCCGCAGAACCTCAC comes from the Streptomyces sp. NBC_01471 genome and includes:
- a CDS encoding MCE family protein, with the protein product MSARTVRRRLAGVVFIVVPALLIWLSIAVYRKDFTDSATVRVDADTVGSEMHLNADVKLRGVVIGQVRGISSDGGGARLTLAIQPDKLGQVPSDVTAQMLPTTLFGERYVALVPPAHASTRALKAGDTIPQDRSRNAIELEQVLDHVLPLLTAVEPQKLSATLTAVSQALSGRGQQLGDTFVALDTYLKKLNPHLPTLNRDIAELVKVTKVYSDAAPDILTALTDFTTTSSTLAEKQAQLAGLYGTTTRTAQDITAFLQQNKDNIIRLSATGRPTLELLAKYAPEFPCTLSTLAGFVPAMDKALGKGTDEPGLHVSLDSVPSLGKYTPGKDTPSYTASGGPHCYSVPYTGRTVPTAATGASRSGSLGLPNSPQENELVNELLAPGAKTSAQSLPDWSSLLAGPVFRGAEVKLK
- a CDS encoding ABC transporter permease; this encodes MSMLGWLDRSGDQLAFYVRALIWIPRTLRRYIREVQRLLAEVAFGSGGLGVIGGTIGVMVGMTLFTGTVVGLQGYAALNQIGTAAFTGFISAYFNTREIAPLVAGLALSATVGAGFTAQLGAMRINEEVDALEAMGVRSMPYLVTTRIIAGVVAIIPLYAMGLLSSYVASRLVTVLFKGQSSGTYDHYFNLFLSPDDVLLSVLKVLIFSVLVILAHCYYGFRATGGPAGVGVAVGRSVRNAIVLISVTDFFLSLAIWGATTTVKVAG
- a CDS encoding MlaE family ABC transporter permease, with protein sequence MTAPPPVRPSEPSANGAAGRAADYRQPRPPLRVLAPLRETGKLFALGATVTRAVFRRPFQVREFIEQFWFIASVTILPAALVSIPFGAVIALQVGSLTQQLGAQSFTGGASVLAVIQQASPLIVALLIAGAGGSAICADLGSRKIREELDAMEVMGVSPVQRLVVPRVLATMFVAVLLNGLVSVVGTLGGYFFNVILQHGTPGAYLSSFSALAQLPDLYISEVKALIFGFLAGIVAAYRGLNPRGGPKGVGDAVNQSVVITFMLLFFVNMVLTAVYLQIVPAKGS
- a CDS encoding ABC transporter ATP-binding protein gives rise to the protein MGIEVVVEGLTKSFGKQRIWQDVTLTLPAGEVSVMLGPSGTGKTVFLKSLIGLLKPERGSVLINGVDMVNSPERDIYETRKLFGLMFQDGALFGSMTLFDNVAFPLREHTRKKETEIRRIVMERMDMVGLLGAEEKLPGEISGGMRKRAGLARALVLDPQIILIDEPDSGLDPVRTSYISQLLIDLNAQFDATMLIVTHNLDIAATVPDNMGMLFLRNLVTFGPRELLLTSEEPVVAQFLSGRREGPIGMSEEKDAATLAAEQRSAAGSRPQPPRPIVPQLEPSAGLPERQAVLRRRERVLGMMAELPEAARTAILKSYVATGSGGGRP